The genomic DNA GATATAAACGCACATTTATTTTAGTAGGGTTAGTTCTAGTCCAAAATTGTGCGCCGCCTGGACGTGTGCATCGACCAACAAAGGCCAAACCCAGTAACCAGCAACACAGCAACCAATAGTAATAACGAACATTTACGAGTACATTGATTAAACGAGCTCCAcaatacacatatacatatatatttatagttaCGTATACATGTAgtatgcaacaacaaacagcaacaacaatatgaACAACATCGATAGCAATATCCATAGCTATAGGCTATAGCTATAGCCAGAACCCATTCCCACTGGGTTTTGGTTAGTACATTTGTAGCTACAATACGATTAAGTACAggtgagtgggagagagaaagccggagagaagcagaagcctCTCTGCCATCACTGACCTACAACTGCATCGGCCAGGGCCATTGCCATGTCATTGCCTATGGTCACATCTGTGGCGCTCGTCGAGGTGTCATCGCCATCGATGTCTTTGTCGTGTATGGGGCTCGACTCGCCCGTGGATACCTCGCCTAGTTTAAGAATTTACCGAGAACATTTTCACATTgatcattttgtttttttcttttcttgtttttaagGATAAACCAAGCACTAGAGTTTGGATCATTTGTTCATGCACAGGCCGGTCCCCAACACTTACACAGGGCAAAATCCATTTTGCGCAGCGGCGAGAGCAGGGAATTGGTCCCAGTCAGCGTATCCAGCGGCGAGTCCACGCCCAGTGCATAGTTGTCATGGCCCTCAAAGTTGCTGTAATCGAAGTCGTTATTAAATGCCAGGGGGATATCTGCTTGTGGATGCAGTACCTGTGCAGCCTGGGAAGGGACTTGCCCGACTTGCTGCGTATGTCCATGTTGATGCCGCTGTCTATGGAAGAGCGCTTGGAGTAtctgctgccattgttggGTGGACTTTGATTGCTGGCGGAGCACAAACAAATAGATTATTCTCGAGGCCATTAAAAATAGGATGGCGACGACTCACCTGTGCACTGCCCCAGGTCTGAGGAAGACGCCATCGTGTTTTCTTTGGAGGATCTCCAAGTCGAAGCTGTTGTACATcgtctgatgctgctgcggctcctcgGAATCCGTTTCCACGGCAATGTTCATGGAGAGATTGGCCAGACCGCCGCGCAAGTGCGGCTTGCGGCAGCGCTCCTTCTCCAGTCGAAACATCTGGGCCAGCAGATGTTTGTGGCCCTTAAGGTTGGCCAGATCCAGTGGTGTTTGCTGGCCCTGCGTCTTGATCTTCAGCGCATTGTGATTCCACTTGTAGAGCAGCAGGGAGCACTCCACATGGCCACGCACACAGGACCAGGCGAGCGGCGTGAAGCCGTAGACATCCTGGCTGAGGGCGTCCAGCTCCGTTTCTAGTATGATATGTGGATTCTCCGCTCGCCAATTGAGCATGGCGCCCACCAGCTTGGCGTAGCCCAAGGCGGCGGCCAAGTGCAGCAGCGTCATGCCCCGCAGGCCCACGCTCCAGCTTGCCACTGTGCTTGGCATGCTCCAGGCATGCTTCGTCAGCTTGTGGCAATACGCGACCAGCTTCTCCTCAAAGTTTGGCTCCAGATAGAGCGCCGTGTGGTCCGTCTGCAAGAGAATATTTCAGTTGAAAAAGAGTTCTAAAAAGACTTATAGATCGGACTCACCGTCGGCTCCTGCTCCGTCTTCAGCTGCAACTTGTCATCGATGGTCGAGAGGCGATTGAGCAGCGTGAACTTGTACAGGCAATCGTTGGAGCTACTCGCATCGAAGGGGGCATCGGCGAGCAGCGACAGCTTGTACTCGAACATGACCGAGTTGGAAACAAGAAAGCCGCCGCAGGCCACCTGGAGCGTCACAAAGCCCGCCTCATGGGCAGGACAGTAGCAGCGGAGCACTCCCTCCTGCACCATCTGCGTGGGCACGGGCTGTGCATCGAAGAGCACCGTGTAGGCGCCAGCATTATTGCTGCTCGTCCAGGGTCCTGCCACTAGCACCTTGACTCCCCCCTCGGTGTAGGACCACTCCGGACTGAAGTCGCAGATGTTGTGGATCTTCCGGGGCTGCTGGGCCTGAGCGGCCGCCTGCCCCAGATAGGAGCCCTGCTCCAGGGCCGTGTTGTTCAGAGCCTGCTTATCGTCCAGATCCAGCTCGGGGAACTCCACGAGCATATCGAAGGCATCCAGATTGGCAAAAACATCGTCTGTTTCATCCTCCTCAGCTTCCGCTTCGACTTCATGGCCGTGCAAAGGTTTCTTCTCGACTTCTTGGGAAtggccgttgctgttgctactgttgCTTGTTGCTAAAGGTTCTATCGTTGTCGcggctgcttctcctgctgccgtATTGTACGGCTGCATATTGGCTATAAGTGTACGTTGAATATCCTCATGGGATAGATCCAGGGTTTCGTTGAAGAAGCTCAGGGTTTCGGCCGCATTGCTCGACTGGGGCTCgtcctcgctgctgttgctgttgctgctgctgctgctgtggctgtggctgctgtggctatTGTTTTGATTGTTGGCCCCAAAGCTACTGCTCTCGTCGCTGGCGCTAATTTGGCTGCTGTTATCACTGGAAGCACTGAAATTTGCACAACCATTTTGGCTCAGAGCTTGAGGCTGAGACTGCGATTGGGATTGACTCTTGTTAGGACCATCTGTGGCCTgattgttgccgttgccgttgctgttgctgctgctgctgctccctccacTCAGCTGTCAAATAAGTTTGAATTTAATCAGCATAAATAGCTACAATAATTGCTGGCGATTTTGCGGTTTTTACTCACCTCAGTGAGCGCATTGGCGCTCATTAAATTATCACAAGTtgctgccgtcgctgtcgttgtaatttgttgctgctgattgccATCGATAATCGATTGTAAGGAGCTCGAGGTGGACGATGTGCCGGACGAAGATGTGGATACAGATATAGATGTCGTTGTGGCTACAACTGTGGAGGGGGTGCTGTGGCCATTGACAGTGGAAGACGTTGAAGCcgtgctattgttgttgttgttgttgttgctgttgctgctgctgccactgctgctgctgctgagacgATGCTCAGGTGACATGCACATGGCCTCAACAGGGGGATGGACTAAGGTTGGGGTcggtgtttgtgtttgggtttgagtttgagtttgaagTTGTTGGCCACTGTTTGGGGTTGCTGATGATGTCTGTTGCAATTTATAataatgttgctgctgctgctgctgctggctgttgttgctgttgctggaagtattcagttgctgctgttgattgtACATGAAGTTATTGTTGCTGGGGTCGTTATTATTTACGACATTTAATTCGTTGTTCGTTTGAGTTGCTAATTGCttggcactgccattgccattggcgttgccattgctgctgacAGAGTTACTGATTTTGTTTGCAGTCATGTGGCTTTGGATTTCAATTAGTTCCGTATCCATGCCATTCAAgacagagctgctgctgcctcctccttctgctgctgctgctgccactactGTTGTGCTGGGGTCCCTGGCGGTGGCCGTGATTGTTGTATTGGCAATTTGCaggcgatgatgatgctgattcAAATGAGCCGAATTCTGACTCTGACTGGCCACGAATCGTTGCAGACTCaagtgttgctgttgctgctgctgctgctgttggtgatattgctgctgctgctgctgctgctgcatcgccAGATTGCTTCTTGCGGCCAGCATCTGGTTGCCACGATATTGCTGCTGATAGCTGCCATCGCCATGTCCCgtctgctggggctgctgctgctgctgttgctgttgaggAGGAATGATCTGAAACTTGATGGCCGACTCCTGGGGCAGCTGTTGCGTGGCATTGTGGAACTGCGCGTGCGGATTGTCTAGGTGCATGCCATCGTTTCGCTGTCGCGGCCGCTCCGCCCAGCGAGAGTAAAGCTTGCTGGCCACCACCACGTTGGGCGTGCCATTGCTGAAGGCTCCCTCATTGAGGCGCTTCTCGGAGGCCGATGTGGCCGCCACGGACTTGATGATGCCGCCCGTGCGCCGCATCACGGGATGCGTGCAGGTCTTGCCATCGGCACAGCCGGAATCCCCGCAGCCACAGTCCAGCTGCTTGACCAGGGCCGCCTGGCGGGACAAGCGCTGCTTCTCCATCAGTTGGCACACAATCGACTCCACAGTCTCGGCCGTCTACAGGGAGGAACAATTCAATTATGGGACTCTGGCCCAGCGCAGGATTTACTCACCGATATCTCAATGTCGTTGCCCGAGTCGGAGTCATCATCGGAGTTGACTGTGGAGACTGGAATGgaaaggaagggaagggaTTACCAATCGAAAGCCAGAGCCTTCTTGGGTCTACTCACGCATGGGCTTCAGCTGGCTGACCAGCTCCTCCTTGGTCCACTCCTTCTTGTCGCCCCACAGCGTGATGCTGGGGGCAATCACTGCCATTTTATTATCATCCGGATACGGCACATTCAGATAGTGCACCAAAACAATGTCCGGATTCTGAAGCACAAAGAGTTTTGGCTTATAGAATGGGAATGGTTAGGTGGAACATTCCTCCCCTCTTACCTGCAGCAGCCAGTAACATCTGCGATGAAATGTGGGCAATATGGCCGAGTGTACATAACAGCCGTAGATGCACTGTGGAGGAGGGAGATTCGGGTTTGAGATCgaaggaaattcaatttatcaAAACAAGAGCATAAAACAAGACCCCCACGATTGGGGCTAtctgtatctacatacatatgtttgccCCTGCTGGGAGCAAATCCATTTAAttggaaaacataaaaacgaagctcaaattaaattaccaACCGCCCACGCTGGCGGGGGGtgcgccacagccacagccacagcctcttCGTCTACGACTCGGATACGTAGACGATGGCACTCCGGTAAGTGCCAAGAATCAGaggccaaaaggaaaagggtTTCCCCGTTTGACTTGTAAGACACTTCGCTGCGCATTTTTCTTGTTCAGCTGGGAGTTGCTCTGCCTCTTCTCTtaatttttctatttattctttttagtttttgtgaACTTTTTTGTTCCTATTCCCGCTGataaatttgttggctctcGTTGTCCGCGATATGCCGCTGActtcttctgttttctgttctggCGGCGGCAACGCCTGGGCTCGGGTTATCATGTAAGGAGACGGCACCCCGCAAGCTCTGCCAACTGCATAAATCTCAGCCAGCCAGCGTTTACTAGCAAATGTTTTaagaataaaaattaaaacaaaaaaacaaacagcgaagaaaaacgaagaaaaactCCAGAAAAGtggtggaaaaaaaaaaaattggcgtgaaattgccaaatgtttttatgtgtgtttccATAATGGGGGAAAGTCGAATGCGATAGCGATAGAAGGACAAACGGGACATCCTTCAGACATTATAAATAAGCTTAACCCTTGGCCAGGGCTTATTTCATTAGCTGGCAGCGGGCGAGGCGTCATTGCCCATATCCTTGGGGGCAAACACTTGCAAACGGCAGCGACGGACACCGTCAGTTTTCTGTCTACTTCCGGCGGGAAATCATAATTCATTCGGTCAACAAGCCCACCCGTgactgtgttttttttttttgtgttctgctGCCCTTTGACAAACGATGCCAATGGCTTGAGACTAATTGCCTAATTGTGCGCccagaagtggcagcaacttGCACTCACCTCCGTGCCTTGTACTTTTAGTTTCATGTGATCCTCGCGCGTTGTCTTGCCATCCTTGCGCTTCTTCCAGCAGTAGCCATCGCGGCGGTAGCGCACTTTCTTCCGCGAGTACAGCAGCAGGGAGCCGCTCTTGGGTCTGTGCAAATAAGATGTTCGGGATAATCACATGAGGATGTTCCCCAAGGGCATGCAATGGCCAGTCACTCACCTGGTGCGAACCTCTTTGGACTGCCACTCGCAGTGCTTGTCAAAGCTGATAAGAATCGCAGCAATTTCCTGAAATATACGCAAACATTTTACTTACTTGCTAATCTGGATTAAACATATGTTAATGGAAATATCTAGAGATACGAGTGGAATTCTTTCCACCTTCACGTGAGCCTTATCATCACTGCGACAATGGGTAACAGTTATCCATCATAGACATCGTTCAACCGCTTGAACTGGCCCCTAACTAACGTGCTAACAATTTCCTGACTTAATGGACAAAATGCTACGCTGCCCAGTCACGGCACTCGCGGCATTTCCTACGCCAAAACTTTCGAAAAAGAGCAGAAGGGACTTCTGCGCCataaaacaaaggaaaacattttagaaatttcatttgacCGCAAAGCGGacaccgccagcagcagcagcagcagcagcagcagcaggataagcaggaggagcatcgAGGAAGGGTGCAAAGTGTTAACCACAATTTACAGGTGTCGCCCCGGCAGTTGACACTTAACCAAGCTGGCCAGGAACCACCAAGTGGCATAGACGCATCCCGAgtgcaatttgtgtgcatatttaaaatgctcactctctctctctctctttgccttgATAAGCAGTCCAAAGGACACGCTAAAAGAATGGGCATTGGAGGAGAGCATGTTTGGGGAGACTAAAaccattcaaatgcaaatcacaCAACAGCTGAACAGTGAAAGTTCAGTGGGaattttggtttgctttttggagCGTTTGGACTTGACTTTTCATTGCATGTTTCGCCGATAAAGttatcaatttgtttgcttcccTAACGTTGCATGAATAATGCAAAGTGGCCATCCAtctattcattcattcattcattcatcctTCGAACAGTCCCATCCCCAGCTGTGCACCAACACATTTTCCATATGTCAGTTGGCGGAAGATATCGCAACATTTGCGAGTGTCATAAAAAttgtatgcacacacacacacacacacacacaagcacacagagATATACTTATAGAAAAGTAGGAAGGAACCCCCAAGGCTAAGGCGGAGCTGGGGCAAATCACAGGCGCGTGTTTGTCAAGTGGCAAACGTTTGCATTTTGTCCAAAATTGCCTCTGACTTGGCTCTTTTTGGTTGCCATTGGGAGAGAGCTacaaaaatatagaaagaTAGAAAGCTTCTCTTAGATATAGATGGATGTGTGTTGGTTATTTATGCATGGCTCCAGCGACCTACTCCAAACTTCCAGCTTCCCAGTTGCCCATCTCAATTCTGGCTTCATATGATGAATTCCAGGCACATACGCGGAACAGGCTTCGGTACATTGAGGAGGCGAAGCATTAAAAATTTATGCCCACCTCAGCAGCGTATTCGTTTGCCCTTACCCTTCCCCATGCACAATCCTAGACATGTATGGGCGTGGCCATGGGCTCTACTCAGGCAAACCTTTCAACACTTTCACCCGATTGGAATGCACAAACGATGCAACCATCGAACTGTGCAGATAAACAATTGGaaagggaatgggaaaggGAATATTCTGATCTTTCTAGAAGATGGCAAAGCAATTGGAATTGCTCTTGTAAAACGAAAGCTCTGAACAGCTCTTCAAAAGAATTAGACTTATAGCTGGCTTTCCCCATGGCCACTTAATCACTTCCAGTCCTTGGCTGACCGTTGCAGAAgtctacatatatacatacatatgcctgtatctatgtacatttgGCGGTCGCACagaaattgtgcaaataaaattgcgACTCATTatcaatttaactttttgatttttaagcTGCGCCTTTTGCAACCACACGGAGGACAGAGAGCACGGGCCATTGGTGgtctggttgctgctgctgcgagctCTCGTTCTCGTGTTATTTTGCAGTTGCTTTATGAGCCGGGTCGAGTGGCTCTGTGCCCCGTCCAAGCCCCACTGGCTGCTACTTAAATGCCAAATTAAAACTGTGTGGTTGAAGCGACAGTCCGAGGAGGGTTTGGGGCGCAGGGCTGCCCACCAGCCCTGGCTTCCCGTTTGCCTGTAAGCAGGACTAAAATAAGCGTgcgtaattttatttatgccccGGTACACGGCcacattttgtaatttttgcatG from Drosophila subobscura isolate 14011-0131.10 chromosome E, UCBerk_Dsub_1.0, whole genome shotgun sequence includes the following:
- the LOC117889766 gene encoding uncharacterized protein LOC117889766 isoform X4; this translates as MENVPDASCSASSLKLQRQQTQIKAKNVLIRSQSSGKLSRNEAGTTTTTTTTTTTTTSSTSTRATARTLKIGAMQQKQLQPPNGVNTSNIILLRGTRNENGQIIIQNKQDILTLLNEQQQQQQQDKAAQASTAITLNQLPTTTTVARKTIVQSSGSTTSTSSTISIVASSSSSTSSGGGVGKETVSNTILLQTPINASQLESVLKAQERTKQANGSQTKLIERPFLLKHASRSLSSESNGDGKSPFVLQTLKRLEKSQSILVIRNSTSGSTSSMTVSPPVNVSATTTSANVLSVTRTSKAAKGMAGALHKLKAAATAAAASRVGAGAGAGTVAAPSTSSTGTTILRLGKSATTLAINGNGGSKLEAATTTTSTANKLSNTVTSEQQQQQQQQQQQSTTAQTNVPLGNDGEPIKLPDNLESLPRADSFPSQRHRWNTNEEIAAILISFDKHCEWQSKEVRTRPKSGSLLLYSRKKVRYRRDGYCWKKRKDGKTTREDHMKLKVQGTECIYGCYVHSAILPTFHRRCYWLLQNPDIVLVHYLNVPYPDDNKMAVIAPSITLWGDKKEWTKEELVSQLKPMLSTVNSDDDSDSGNDIEISTAETVESIVCQLMEKQRLSRQAALVKQLDCGCGDSGCADGKTCTHPVMRRTGGIIKSVAATSASEKRLNEGAFSNGTPNVVVASKLYSRWAERPRQRNDGMHLDNPHAQFHNATQQLPQESAIKFQIIPPQQQQQQQQPQQTGHGDGSYQQQYRGNQMLAARSNLAMQQQQQQQQYHQQQQQQQQQHLSLQRFVASQSQNSAHLNQHHHRLQIANTTITATARDPSTTVVAAAAAEGGGSSSSVLNGMDTELIEIQSHMTANKISNSVSSNGNANGNGSAKQLATQTNNELNVVNNNDPSNNNFMYNQQQQLNTSSNSNNSQQQQQQQHYYKLQQTSSATPNSGQQLQTQTQTQTQTPTPTLVHPPVEAMCMSPEHRLSSSSSGSSSNSNNNNNNNSTASTSSTVNGHSTPSTVVATTTSISVSTSSSGTSSTSSSLQSIIDGNQQQQITTTATAATCDNLMSANALTELSGGSSSSSNSNGNGNNQATDGPNKSQSQSQSQPQALSQNGCANFSASSDNSSQISASDESSSFGANNQNNSHSSHSHSSSSSNSNSSEDEPQSSNAAETLSFFNETLDLSHEDIQRTLIANMQPYNTAAGEAAATTIEPLATSNSSNSNGHSQEVEKKPLHGHEVEAEAEEDETDDVFANLDAFDMLVEFPELDLDDKQALNNTALEQGSYLGQAAAQAQQPRKIHNICDFSPEWSYTEGGVKVLVAGPWTSSNNAGAYTVLFDAQPVPTQMVQEGVLRCYCPAHEAGFVTLQVACGGFLVSNSVMFEYKLSLLADAPFDASSSNDCLYKFTLLNRLSTIDDKLQLKTEQEPTTDHTALYLEPNFEEKLVAYCHKLTKHAWSMPSTVASWSVGLRGMTLLHLAAALGYAKLVGAMLNWRAENPHIILETELDALSQDVYGFTPLAWSCVRGHVECSLLLYKWNHNALKIKTQGQQTPLDLANLKGHKHLLAQMFRLEKERCRKPHLRGGLANLSMNIAVETDSEEPQQHQTMYNSFDLEILQRKHDGVFLRPGAVHSNQSPPNNGSRYSKRSSIDSGINMDIRSKSGKSLPRLHSNFEGHDNYALGVDSPLDTLTGTNSLLSPLRKMDFALWDSDAKVLTLAEHIIAAMPERIKNEADEMMVLGSPLTEPLTSESSALTDSFMDPLLDSLPNTHFDSDFSFDFHDHSYRYHDVSTPCSSLSPASSGPLQSPASYSILGTDPSVSSPSPPPSTKQLTEFLHASSLSQYPFEADFSKLTLTDTEQRELYEAAKCIQKAYRSYKGRQKLEEQNKERTAAIVIQNYYRRYKQYAYYRQMTNAALVIQHGYRSYRKNKRFKKSGLGQGMAGGSDHGSVSSNSQCLSSFYDHYKQDQQQQHEMSSQPSTPKETSPSGPLKRTYSQSTQNQAARKIQQFMRQSRIKLQRERAEKEKLVHQRRAEYLQNLQYQGQQEILACLENNSSAQSSGQSTYTNSINNLQSNQ